The genomic stretch ACGGCGACGGGCCCTTGCTGGTGCTCGCCGGGGCTGGCAGCGGCAAGACACGCGTGATCACCCATCGCATCGCGCGGCTGTGCGAGCGCGGCATCCCGCCCGAGCAGATCCTCGCCGTCTCGTTCACGAACAAGGCCGCGGCGGAGATGTCCGAGCGCATGATCCCGCTCGTCGGACGCAACCGCGCCGACCGCCTCTGGCTCAGCACCTTCCACAGCTTCGGCGTGCGCTTCCTGAGCGAGGAGACCAAGGCGCTCGGCTACCCGACGCGCTTCGTCATCTTCGACCAGGGCGACGCGATGGGCGTGGTCCGCGAGATCGTCAAGCGCGAGGGCCTCGCCGAGCGCCAGATGGACCTCTACTCGGTGCACTCCCGGATCTCGCTCTGGAAGAACCAGGGGATCACGCCCGAGAACGCGCCGCAGAACGACTTCGAGTACGACGTCGTCGCGCGCGAGGTCTACCCGCACTACGAGGCCGCGCTCCGGAACATGTGCGCGGTCGACTTCGACGACCTCGTCTACCTCCCGGTGAAGCTCCTCCAGAGCAAGCCCGCCCTGCGCGAGAAGTGGCGCAACCGCTTCCGCTACATGCTCGTCGACGAGTTCCAGGACACCAACCGCATCCAGCTCGATCTCGTGCAAGCGCTCGCGAACGACCGCGGCAACGTCTGCGTGGTCGGCGACGACGACCAGTCCATCTACGGCTGGCGCGGCGCGGAGGTCGGCAACATCCTCGACTTCGACCAGCACTTTGGCGGCGCGACGATCATCAAGCTCGAGGACAACTACCGCTCGCGCTCGCCGATACTCGAGGTCGCCAACGCCGCCATCGCTCGCTCCAAGCGCAAGCGGCACGACAAGGTCCTGCGCTCGTTCAAGGGCCCGGGCCCGAAGGTGCGACTCGTGAACCTGACCGATCAGGAGCACGAGGCGAAGTTCGTCGCGCACGAGATCCGCGTGCTCCGCAAAGAGGGCCACGACATCGGCGAGATGGCGGTGCTCTACCGGTCGAACCTCCAGGCGCGGCCCATCGAGGAGGAGCTCCGCGTGCAGGGGCTGCCCTACCGCCTCTACGGCGGCACGCAGTTCTTCGATCGCAAGGAGGTCAAGGACGCCGTCGCGTATCTCCGGGTCGTGGTCAACCCGTACGACGAGCTGTCGCTGCGGCGCGTGATCAACTACCCCACCCGCGGCATCGGCGACACGACCATCCAGCGCATGACGCAGTGGTCGCTCGCGTACGGCAAGAGCTTCGCGGACGCGCTCCGCATGATCGATCAGATCCCCGACGTGCCCGATCAGGCCAAGCGCGGCGCGCGCATGCTGAGCGCGGGGCTGGCCCGCGCGCGCGACAACTTCTCGGCCGGGACCAACCTCGCGGGCGCCGCGCGCCAGCTCTTCACGGACGTGGGGCTCGAGCGGCTCATCAAGGAGGACAAGAACCCCTCCGTGCAGAAGCGATGGGGCAACGTCGAGTACGTGCTGCGCTCGCTCGAGAAGTACGAGGCGAAGCCGGGCGGCGAGCGGCCGAGCGTCGGCCAGTTCCTGACCCGCATCACGATGAAGATGGACCAGGAGGCCGAGGAGACCGGCGCGCGCGTGACGCTCTCGAGCCTTCACGCGAGCAAGGGCCTCGAGTTCGACGTCGTCTTCCTCATCGGGCTCAACGAGGGCCAGCTCCCGCACAGCCGCACCACCGACCCGAAGGTGACCGAGGCGGCGCCGACCGACGTCGAGGAGGAGCGCCGGCTCTTCTACGTGGGCGTCACGCGCGCCCGCGAGCAGCTCTACCTGACCCGCCCCAAGCGCAAGGTCCTGCGCGGCAAGGTCACCCCGCTCGTGCCGACCCGCTTCTTCGAGGGGCTGCCCGAGGAGCACCTGGAGCACTTCGAGCGAGAGCTCGACGCGCCGGTCGAGGCGGACGAGGCGGTGGCGATCGGCCAGGCGCTCCTCGCGCAGCTCCGCGGCAAGTGACGGCCGCCGAACGGCCCGTGGTTGTGTGACACTCCGCCGATGCGATCGACCCAAGCGCTCACCTCCCTCGCCCTCTCCGGGCTCCTCTTCGCCTGCGGCGGCGCCTCACCCGGCAGCGACTCGGCCGACGGCCAGACGCTCAGCGTGGAGGCCACCTGCGATCTGGTGCGCGATCGACTGGGGGTCGTGGGTCGCCGCGTCGAGTCCATCGACACGAGCGAGGGCAGCGAGCCGCCGTTCGCCGAATTCGGCGCCTCGTTCCGCGCGCTATCGGGAGAGCTCGATCGACCGGTGGTGGAAGAGGCGCAGCCGATGATGAGCGCCTTGCAGGAGCGCGTGACGCGGATCGCCACGGTGAGCGAGGAGCTCGCGGGTCGCACTCCCGGCATGCTGGCGGCCCCGGCGCGATTGGAGGAGCTCGGACAGGTGCTCGGCGGCGTCGGCGAGGGGCTCCGCGCGGCCTGTCAGCCGCCGACGGACGCCTGCAGGCAGGTCGGCGCCACTCTCCAGAGGATGGAGTTCGACACGGGGGCCCTCGACCGCACCATCGAGGGGCTCGAGGCCGTCGCGCCCCCGCCCGAGGAGGACGCGCTCCAGGCCGTCGTTCAGGCCTACCTGCCGCCGCTTCGCGAGATGCGCGAGATCGCCCAGGCCCTCGAGGCCTACAACGAAGACCTCGCCGGCTTCCAGGCCGCCATCCGCGCCCTGGAGTCGATGCCGGAGGCCGACGCGCTCTGCGGGGAGGAGACGACGGGCGGCGAGGGCTGAGCGTCCCGACCCTCACGGTGAGAGCCGCGCTCTCGCATGTGCGGGGGCTCCTTGCGCGCCGGGCCCCTGATGACAGCCTGCGGTCAGGCATGTTGAGATGGTCGGTCGCGATTCTGCTCGGCGGATGTGTCCCGTCGGTGGTCATGCCGTCGGGCGAGGCGGAGCGCTCCGCCCCATCGTGCCCGGCCGAGGCGGCGCCGGACGCCTACGTCTGGTCGAGCGTCGAGGTCGTCGACGTGCGCCCCGAGCGGGAGCTCGTCGGCAAGGCCCGCATCCATCGCACGCGGGGCGCGCGCCTGCTCGTCCGCGCCCCCCACGCCGCCGCGGAGCTCGAGCAACTGGCGCGCTGCCGCGCGGCGCGCGTCTCCTCGGAGGGGCCGAGCGACGACCCCCTCGCCGTCCCGGGTGTGGAGGTCGAAGTCCGCGACGCCCGCGGCGGCCTCGAGATGCGCCTCACCAGCCCCCACCGCGAGCGCGCGCTCGAGCTCGAGCGCCGCGCCGAACGCGCCAAGGAGCGCGGCCGATGGCCCCCTGTGGTCAGTTCGAGCGGACGACGACGCCCAGAACGGTTGTGAACGCGGCCTCGTCGATGTCGCCGGTGGACGGGTCCTGGAAGCCGTCGCCTTCGTCGGTCACGGCGTCGACGCGGTTGTCGAGGCGGATGATGATGTTCTCGGTGGGCGTGACCTCGATGGTGGCGGTGCCGGTGACGAGGCCGCTGCCGGTGTCCGGGTCGCCGATGTACTCGCCGCGCAGCGCCAGGCCGAAGTGATCCGAGAGGCCCAGGCGGCCGGCCAGCATGACGCCCCAGAGCTGATCGTAGCTGCCGCCGCCGAGGTCCTCGGCGCTGTAGTCCGCGTTGGCGCTGATCGTGAGCGCCCCGAGGTCGAGGCCGACGACGACGTCGCCGAAGTGGCGCCACAGCTCGTTCTCGCCATCACCCTCCGGGCCGCCGAGGTAGCCGGCGCTGACGGTGAGCGCGCCCTCGGAGTAGCTGAGCTGCGCGCCGAAGCTCTTCATATCGTTGTTGTCGATGACGTTGTTCCAGCCGTTGACCGCGAGCCCGGTGAGGGTGACGGACTCGGTCGGCGCGTACGAGACGCGGAAGCCCGTGTGATAGAAAGGCTGGACGAGGTTGTAGAGCGCACCTCGACTGTACGTCGGGTTCTGCCAGCTCTCCGACACCTCGGCGCCGTAGATGGTGTCGAACTGGCCGAAGTCGATCTGGAAGCGGTCCACCGGACGCCAGGAGACGAAGGCCTGCTTCACGAACTGCATGCCGTCCGGCAGGCCGCTGGTGGGCCCGAGCAGGCGCGGCGTCGAGGTGCCGAAGCGGAGGTTCACGGTCGCGCCGATGGGGCCGTCCTCATACGCGACGTCGAGGCCGAGGAACGAGAGCGTCAGCCCGCCCACGTGCGTGAAGGGGCGGTGCGAGAGCATCATGCCGCGGTCACCGCCGAACGGATCGTTCGCGGTCCAGATGGCCTGCGCGTAGCCGTCGGCGAAGAGCGAGAGGGAGAGGTCGTCGGTCCACGCGGCCTCGGGCGCGGGCGGGGTCGCCTCGGCGGCCGGCTCGGGCGGCTCCTCGGGCGCGGCGGCGGGGGGGACGGGCTCGGCGTCCGCCGCGTCGGCGACCGGGGCCTGCTCGATCGCGGCCGTCGGCGCGGGGAGCGTCGCCTCCGGCGCGGGCTCGGGCGTCACGTCCGCCTCCAGCTCTGCCACCGTCGTGATGGCGGGCTCTGCTTCCTCGGCCGGCGTGTCCAGGTCGACCTCCTGCGCGTACGCAGGGAGCGCGACACCACACGTGAAGGCGAGGCTGAGCAATCGGTTCGTGAGCTTCATGGTCTCCTCCTGGTCGAGCGCAAGGGCCTCGAACGGGCAGGAGAATGGGCGTCGCTCGTTTCGAATCGATTTCGCGATCGCCAACTGTCGCGAACAACGACGCAATGCGTCATCGCAAACCTCGGTGCGCCTCGTCGGGCGACGGACGCACCGGTGCACCGCGACGCCCGGTGAGAGGTCGCGGGCAGCCTGCTGGCGCTTCTTTTCCAACCGGTTTCGGGTTGGAAAGAAACCCGGTTTCGTGGCGCGGGGCGGCCGTTCGGCCAGAATGCGGCCATGCGGCTCGCGACTCTTCTCGGCCCGGACCTCAAGGACGCGCTCCAGACGGATCCGGCGGCGCTCCACGAAGCTCTCGAGGAATTCCACCCCGAGGACATCGCGGAGATCGTCGAGGACATCGAGCTCGACGACGCGGTGTCCCTCTTCCGCGCGCTCCCCGACGACTGGGGCGCCGACGTGCTCGAGCGCCTGCCCTTCGAGGTGCAGACCGGCATCATCGGCAAGCTCTCGGTCGAGGAGGCGGCCGGCGTCCTGAGCGAGATGTCCCCCGACGATCTCGTCGACGTCGTGCAGGAGCTGAGGGAAGAGCAGCAGGAGCTCGTCACGGAGCTGCTCGTCCACTTCGAGGAGCACGAGCCCGAGGTCGCCGAAGAGGTCCGCGAGCTGAGCGCGTACGCGGAGGACGTCGCCGGCGGTCTGATGACGCCGGACTACGTCGCCCTGCCGCCGGAGACGAAGTGCTGGGAGGCCATCGAGGAGGTCCGCAGGCTCAGCCGCGCCGAAGAGGTCGAGACCATCTACTACATCTACGTCATCTACGGGCAGGTCCTGGTCGGCGTGGTCTCGCTGCGCGATCTCATCCTCGGCGACCCCGGCGAGACGCTCTCCGACGTGATGGCGGAGAACGTCGTCACGGTGCGCGACTCCGACGACCAGGAGGAGGTGGCGAGCGCGATCGCGAAGTACGACTTCAACGCCATCCCGGTCGTCGACGAGCACGGCAACATGCTCGGCGTGGTCACCGTCGACGACGTGGTCGACGTCGTGATCGAAGAGGCCACCGAAGACGCGCACATGATGGGCGCCGTCGATCCGATCGACGACACCTACTTCGAGACGAACCTGTTCGGGCTGTTCCGCTCGCGGGTCACCTGGCTCAGCCTGCTCTTCGTCGGCGGCTTCTTGACCACCACGGTCATGGAGAGCTTCCAGCAGCAGCTGAGCACCATGCTCACGCTCGCGCTCTTCGTGCCGCTGATCATCTCGTCCGGCGGCAACGCCGGCTCGCAGTCCGCCTCCTTGATCATCCGGGCCCTCGCGGTCGGCGACGTCGAGCCGTCCGACTGGGGGCGCGTGTTCGGGCGGGAGCTCGTCGTCAGCGTGGCGCTCGGCCTCGTGCTGGGCTTCCTCGGCTTCGCGCGCGCCTACTTCGCGGCCGACGGCGGACAGGACCCGGTCACGCTCGGGCTCGCGGTCAGCCTCTCCACCGTCGGCGTGGTGCTCGTGGGCAGCCTGGTCGGCTCGCTCCTGCCCCTCGCGATCCAGCGCATCGGCCTCGACCCCGCGGTCAGCTCCACGCCCTTCATCGCGTCTCTCGTGGACGTGGTGGGCTTGTTGATCTACCTGTCGGCGGGCGCCGCCATCCTGGGCATGGCCTGAGTCGACTCATGAACACACGCAGCCTCGGACGCACGGACCTCCGCCTCAGCGAGATCGCCCTCGGCACGTGGGGCCTCGCCTCTGGCGCCTACGGCCCCGTCACGCCGGAGCGCGTCGACGAGACCCTGAAGGCGGCCATCGACGCGGGGGTGACCACCTTCGACGTCTCGCCCGTGTGGGGCGAAGCGGAGGCGCGGGTGGGCGCGGCGATCGAGGACGCGAAGATCGACGCGGTGGTGATCACGCGCGCCGGCGCGCGCCTCGTCGACGGCGAGCTCCAGCAGAGCTTCGAGACCGACGCGTTGATCGCGGACTGCGAGGCCTCGCTCGAGCGGCTCGGTCGCGAGCAGATCGATCTCTGGCTCCTCCACAACCCCGGGGACGTGACGCTCCGGCGCGAGACCTTCCAGGAGGCGGTGGCGCAGCTCGAGGAGGAGGGGAAGATCCGCGCTTGGGGGGTCAGCGTGGGCGACGCCGAGGAGGCGCGCCTCGCCATCGCCGCCGGCGCCCAGGCCATCTGTCTGACCTACAACCTGCTCCGGCCCGGCGCGCTCGATGACCTCACGACGGAGCTCGCCACCAACGGCTGCGGCGTGCTGGCGCGCTCGCCCTTGATGTACGGGATGCTCGGCGGGCAGTGGCACGAGTCGCGCGTCTTCTCCGAGGACGATCACCGCAAGCGGCGCTGGTCGAGCGAGGCGTTCCTCGAGCGGCTGCGGCACGTGGCCGCGATGCGCTTCCTGGTCGGCGACGACCATCCGGACCTCGCCACCGCGGCGCTGCGCTTCGTGCTCGCCCAGCCGCAGGTGAGCACCGCGCTCGTCGGCGCGCGCGCGCCCCGCCAGATCCGCAGCGCGGTCGAGGCCGCCACCGGGTCGCCCTGGATCGGCGACGAGGACGCCGTCCGGCTCGCGAAGATCCGCAGCCAGCTCGGCATCTGAGACCTCGCGTATGCTCGGTGGCGTGGAGGCCACACCCATCGCGGAGATCGAGAGCGGCGCGCGGGTGCGCGTGGCGGGCCGCGTGCGCCAGGCGGCCTCCTCGCCGCTGCGCTCGAAGCTCTCCGATCGCGAGTGCGTCTACTGGGACGTTCGGGCCGACGCGGCGGACGCGCCGCTCGAGTCCGACGCGCAGGACTTCTGGGTCGAGGACGCGACCGGCCGGGCGCTCGTGCGCGCCGGGGCGCTCTCGGTGCGCCTGCGACAGCACCGTCGCGAGGACTACCTCGAGCAGATCGTGTCCGACGTCGACGCGGTCGGCGTTCGCATCCGCGAGCTGAAGGATCAGCTGCGAGAGCAGGGACCGGACCACGCGCGGCTGACCGCCGAGCGCCGCCGCCTCGCCAAGGTGGCCACCCTGCTCTGCGCGATGCGCGCCGAGGCCAACGGGAACGTGCACCTCGGGGGCGACGCGAACGGGCAGCGCGCGTGGATCGAGCGAAACGCGCACCTCGCGGACGACGGCCCCGGCGCGGCGTCCGTGAAGATGCGGGTGAAGCGGCGGGTCGAGCGGCTCGAGGTCGCGCTCGAGGTCGGACAGCGCGTCGAGGTGGAGGGCTTCGCCGAGGTCACCCCCGTCCCCGCGGGGTACGGCGGCGCGAGCGGCGGCTACCGCACCGCGCCGACCTGCCTGACGCTCCGCGCGGACGACCGCCCGGTCCTCGTCCTCGGCGTCGGCGAGGCGGCGCCCGCTCCCCGCGAAGCCCCGCCCGCGCGCACGACCGCCGCCCCCTCTCCGCGGCCAGCAGAAGACGCGGGCGTGGACCGGCGCCTCTACGGTCTCTTGGCCGTCACCCTGCTGCTGGCCGCGCTGAGCTTCCTCATCACGCGCGGCTGACCGGTCCGCGCTCGGTCAGCGGCGCAGGACGACGCCCAGCCGCGCGCGGACCTCGAGCTCGGCCAGTCGGGGATAGCCGGCGTGCACCGCTTCGAGGCCCACCGGCTCCCACTCGTAGCCGATGCCCGCGATGACCTCGCTCGCGCCGCCGGTCGAGATCACGAGCCGACCGGGATCGTTGAGCACGCCGGGCGCCGCGTCGAAGCAGACCACGCCCTCGGTGAGGTGGCTCGCGCGCATCCCCGTGTTGGCTCGGATGAGGGCGACCTCGGCGAGGCAGAAGCGGCCGGAAGGCACACGCACCACCTGCACGTCGTCTCGAGACTCGAGCCCCTCCACGTCGAAGCACGCGTTGGTGTTCTCCTGCTCGCAGAAGGTCAGCCCGCCGATGAAGTCCTCCGAGCGCACCCGCAGCGCCACGAGCGCCTCGCCGGGCTCCAACCGGACGCGCTCGTCCGCGCGCACCGCCGCGCCCACCCCCGCGCAGCCCGCCATCGCCATCACGGTCGCCATCGAGGCCGCGACCCGCACCCACTCCAGCGCTCGTGTCATTCTTCCCCCCGCCGCCCAACGATGGAGCTCACCGGACTGTTCCGCCGCTCGCGCCTCTACCACCGCAGCCGAAGCGCCACTCCGACGTCGCCCGGCCCGGGGGCGAGCGCGGCGGAGGCCTCGTCGGCGTCGCCGTCGGTCAGGTCGAGCGCGAGGAGCGTCAGGCCCGCGCCGAGGGCGGCGATGGACACCGGGAGCAAGACGTCGGTCGCCACCGCCAGCCCCTGGCCGAGGTCGACGTCGGACTGGTAGCCCGGCGGGCACGCCGCTCCATCCGGGCCGCAGCGCTCGGCCAGCGAGTCGTGCACGGAGACCGCGACCACCCCGGTGACGATCGCGCCGATCCCCGAGAGGACGCCCACGCCGGTCAGCACGTGAGTCGCTCGTCCACCGTGGCGTCCACCCCCCCGTCGCCGCTCGCGTCCAGGGCCGCGTCCAGC from Sandaracinaceae bacterium encodes the following:
- a CDS encoding UvrD-helicase domain-containing protein: MVALNPAQSAAVEHGDGPLLVLAGAGSGKTRVITHRIARLCERGIPPEQILAVSFTNKAAAEMSERMIPLVGRNRADRLWLSTFHSFGVRFLSEETKALGYPTRFVIFDQGDAMGVVREIVKREGLAERQMDLYSVHSRISLWKNQGITPENAPQNDFEYDVVAREVYPHYEAALRNMCAVDFDDLVYLPVKLLQSKPALREKWRNRFRYMLVDEFQDTNRIQLDLVQALANDRGNVCVVGDDDQSIYGWRGAEVGNILDFDQHFGGATIIKLEDNYRSRSPILEVANAAIARSKRKRHDKVLRSFKGPGPKVRLVNLTDQEHEAKFVAHEIRVLRKEGHDIGEMAVLYRSNLQARPIEEELRVQGLPYRLYGGTQFFDRKEVKDAVAYLRVVVNPYDELSLRRVINYPTRGIGDTTIQRMTQWSLAYGKSFADALRMIDQIPDVPDQAKRGARMLSAGLARARDNFSAGTNLAGAARQLFTDVGLERLIKEDKNPSVQKRWGNVEYVLRSLEKYEAKPGGERPSVGQFLTRITMKMDQEAEETGARVTLSSLHASKGLEFDVVFLIGLNEGQLPHSRTTDPKVTEAAPTDVEEERRLFYVGVTRAREQLYLTRPKRKVLRGKVTPLVPTRFFEGLPEEHLEHFERELDAPVEADEAVAIGQALLAQLRGK
- a CDS encoding porin, coding for MKLTNRLLSLAFTCGVALPAYAQEVDLDTPAEEAEPAITTVAELEADVTPEPAPEATLPAPTAAIEQAPVADAADAEPVPPAAAPEEPPEPAAEATPPAPEAAWTDDLSLSLFADGYAQAIWTANDPFGGDRGMMLSHRPFTHVGGLTLSFLGLDVAYEDGPIGATVNLRFGTSTPRLLGPTSGLPDGMQFVKQAFVSWRPVDRFQIDFGQFDTIYGAEVSESWQNPTYSRGALYNLVQPFYHTGFRVSYAPTESVTLTGLAVNGWNNVIDNNDMKSFGAQLSYSEGALTVSAGYLGGPEGDGENELWRHFGDVVVGLDLGALTISANADYSAEDLGGGSYDQLWGVMLAGRLGLSDHFGLALRGEYIGDPDTGSGLVTGTATIEVTPTENIIIRLDNRVDAVTDEGDGFQDPSTGDIDEAAFTTVLGVVVRSN
- the mgtE gene encoding magnesium transporter, whose translation is MRLATLLGPDLKDALQTDPAALHEALEEFHPEDIAEIVEDIELDDAVSLFRALPDDWGADVLERLPFEVQTGIIGKLSVEEAAGVLSEMSPDDLVDVVQELREEQQELVTELLVHFEEHEPEVAEEVRELSAYAEDVAGGLMTPDYVALPPETKCWEAIEEVRRLSRAEEVETIYYIYVIYGQVLVGVVSLRDLILGDPGETLSDVMAENVVTVRDSDDQEEVASAIAKYDFNAIPVVDEHGNMLGVVTVDDVVDVVIEEATEDAHMMGAVDPIDDTYFETNLFGLFRSRVTWLSLLFVGGFLTTTVMESFQQQLSTMLTLALFVPLIISSGGNAGSQSASLIIRALAVGDVEPSDWGRVFGRELVVSVALGLVLGFLGFARAYFAADGGQDPVTLGLAVSLSTVGVVLVGSLVGSLLPLAIQRIGLDPAVSSTPFIASLVDVVGLLIYLSAGAAILGMA
- a CDS encoding aldo/keto reductase translates to MNTRSLGRTDLRLSEIALGTWGLASGAYGPVTPERVDETLKAAIDAGVTTFDVSPVWGEAEARVGAAIEDAKIDAVVITRAGARLVDGELQQSFETDALIADCEASLERLGREQIDLWLLHNPGDVTLRRETFQEAVAQLEEEGKIRAWGVSVGDAEEARLAIAAGAQAICLTYNLLRPGALDDLTTELATNGCGVLARSPLMYGMLGGQWHESRVFSEDDHRKRRWSSEAFLERLRHVAAMRFLVGDDHPDLATAALRFVLAQPQVSTALVGARAPRQIRSAVEAATGSPWIGDEDAVRLAKIRSQLGI